Proteins encoded together in one Catellatospora citrea window:
- a CDS encoding FtsK/SpoIIIE domain-containing protein, which produces MAEQDAATAPTSRGIVAAVRRELAAARHAARASLAATAAARAAALAQLDAVRLSAPRRRDELLSTRDTALAEARARRERETAKLGRGLLGLAEAAAPGTAGSPWASWRPGMRPEPQAGLTPGLLRIGSLVQEPAPNVPVPALVPLLDTAHLGVSGDGAAAVDALIGAMLLRALASVPPGSLRISVYDPGRLGGALAGLAPLAPAGLISYLGPGGLGPLLDDLAEQIRRINENVLGGVYLSVAELAAETGRRPEPWRVAVLLADPNGAELSKAERAQLDRVARTGVAAGVHLISRGFELTADTDVETIAIRANGTARTSLTGEIPVRLDAPPGAALVTGVCRALAEQATAGPPPVPFAALLPDEIWQQSSAEALRAPIGEGTDGRLVELVLGDDPPHALIGGPSGSGKTNLIYCWLAALATRYSPGELSLYLLDFKEGVSFARFAPGTRDPSWLPQVRLVGVNVNSDREFGLALLRHLAEELKRRAAAAKQHEATKLAELRAEDPAGAWPRIVAVIDEFQVLLGARDAVTSEAVDLLEDLARRGRSQGIHLVLASQDVSGIEALWGRSGLVSQFTLRIALPKARRILSDVNLAAELIPRCHAVVNADSGVPSANTIVRLPDAGDRATWLGLQEQLWSARPEGAEPPRLFDGDSRPLFPLLPPPPAPELPAAVGAVALLGETIDVAGRPATLRLNRAPGRNLAVLGTRADEACAVLLAAGHALGSQHTSGSARFSVLCLDSDATTPAKSLHAVLDARHRCDWYDADGVTALLAELAEATDEQPHYVFGFAMDAVAAKLAAKPGPGLPSGHELLRTVLARGPERRTHLLGWWRTVARLRDDLGGPGARFDAIGAWVALDVHGPELSALYPQPGGPPWFPRLNRALHFDRAVHQRAQIIIPYEVAP; this is translated from the coding sequence GTGGCTGAGCAGGACGCCGCGACTGCGCCGACCAGCCGAGGGATCGTCGCGGCGGTACGCAGGGAACTGGCCGCGGCCCGGCACGCCGCGCGCGCCTCGCTGGCGGCCACCGCGGCCGCCCGGGCCGCCGCGCTCGCGCAGCTCGACGCCGTCCGGCTGTCGGCCCCCAGACGACGCGACGAGCTGCTGTCGACGCGCGACACGGCGCTGGCCGAGGCACGGGCCCGCCGCGAGCGGGAGACCGCGAAACTCGGCCGGGGCCTGCTCGGGCTCGCCGAGGCGGCCGCGCCGGGCACCGCGGGCAGCCCGTGGGCGTCGTGGCGACCCGGCATGCGCCCCGAGCCGCAGGCCGGGCTCACCCCCGGACTGCTGCGGATCGGCTCGCTGGTGCAGGAGCCTGCCCCGAACGTGCCCGTCCCGGCTTTGGTGCCGCTGCTGGACACCGCGCACCTGGGCGTGTCCGGGGACGGCGCGGCCGCGGTGGACGCCCTGATCGGGGCGATGCTGCTGCGCGCGCTGGCGTCGGTGCCGCCCGGTTCGCTGCGGATCAGCGTGTACGACCCGGGCCGCCTCGGCGGAGCGCTGGCCGGGCTCGCCCCGCTGGCCCCGGCGGGCCTGATCTCGTACCTCGGGCCGGGCGGGCTCGGCCCGCTGCTCGACGACCTCGCCGAGCAGATCCGCCGGATCAACGAGAACGTGCTCGGCGGGGTCTACCTGAGCGTGGCCGAGCTGGCCGCGGAGACCGGCCGCCGCCCGGAGCCGTGGCGGGTGGCCGTGCTGCTGGCCGACCCGAACGGCGCGGAGCTGTCCAAGGCCGAGCGCGCCCAGCTCGACCGGGTCGCCCGCACCGGCGTCGCGGCCGGCGTACACCTGATCAGCCGAGGTTTCGAACTCACCGCCGACACCGACGTGGAGACGATCGCGATCCGGGCCAACGGCACCGCGCGCACGAGCCTCACCGGCGAGATCCCGGTGCGGCTGGACGCCCCGCCCGGCGCGGCCCTGGTCACCGGGGTCTGCCGGGCGCTGGCCGAGCAGGCCACCGCCGGGCCGCCGCCGGTGCCGTTCGCCGCGCTGCTGCCCGACGAGATCTGGCAGCAGTCCTCGGCCGAGGCGCTGCGCGCGCCGATCGGCGAGGGCACCGACGGCCGCCTCGTCGAGCTGGTGCTCGGCGACGATCCGCCGCACGCCCTGATCGGCGGCCCGTCCGGCTCGGGCAAGACGAACCTGATCTACTGCTGGCTGGCCGCGCTGGCCACCCGCTACTCCCCCGGCGAGCTGTCGCTGTACCTGCTGGACTTCAAGGAGGGCGTGTCCTTCGCCCGCTTCGCCCCCGGCACCCGCGACCCCAGCTGGCTGCCGCAGGTGCGGCTGGTCGGCGTCAACGTCAACAGCGATCGGGAGTTCGGCCTGGCGCTGCTGCGGCACCTGGCCGAGGAGCTCAAGCGCCGGGCCGCCGCCGCCAAGCAGCACGAGGCGACCAAGCTCGCCGAGCTGCGGGCCGAGGATCCGGCCGGTGCCTGGCCGCGCATCGTCGCCGTCATCGACGAGTTCCAGGTGCTGCTCGGCGCGCGCGACGCGGTCACCAGCGAGGCCGTGGACCTGCTGGAGGATCTGGCCCGGCGGGGCCGCTCGCAGGGCATCCACCTGGTGCTGGCCAGCCAGGACGTGTCCGGCATCGAGGCGCTGTGGGGCCGCTCCGGCCTGGTCTCGCAGTTCACGCTGCGCATCGCGCTGCCCAAGGCCCGCCGCATCCTGTCCGATGTGAACCTGGCCGCCGAGCTGATCCCGCGCTGCCACGCGGTGGTCAACGCCGACTCGGGCGTGCCGTCGGCGAACACCATCGTCCGCCTGCCCGACGCGGGCGACCGGGCGACCTGGCTCGGGCTGCAGGAGCAGCTGTGGTCGGCCCGGCCCGAGGGGGCCGAACCGCCGCGGCTGTTCGACGGCGACTCCCGCCCGCTGTTCCCGCTGCTGCCGCCGCCGCCCGCGCCGGAGCTGCCTGCCGCGGTGGGCGCGGTCGCCCTGCTCGGCGAGACCATCGACGTCGCCGGCCGCCCCGCGACGCTGCGGCTGAACCGCGCGCCCGGCCGCAACCTGGCCGTGCTCGGCACCCGCGCCGACGAGGCCTGCGCGGTGCTGCTGGCCGCCGGGCACGCCCTGGGCAGCCAGCACACCTCCGGCTCGGCCCGGTTCAGCGTGCTGTGCCTGGACTCCGACGCGACCACGCCCGCGAAGTCGCTGCACGCGGTGCTAGACGCCCGCCACCGCTGCGACTGGTACGACGCCGACGGTGTCACCGCCCTGCTGGCCGAGCTGGCCGAAGCCACCGACGAGCAGCCGCACTACGTGTTCGGCTTCGCCATGGACGCGGTCGCCGCGAAACTGGCCGCCAAACCGGGCCCCGGCCTGCCGAGCGGCCACGAGCTGCTGCGCACCGTGCTGGCCCGGGGACCGGAGCGGCGCACCCACCTGCTCGGCTGGTGGCGCACCGTCGCCCGGCTGCGCGACGACCTCGGCGGCCCCGGTGCGCGCTTCGACGCGATCGGCGCCTGGGTGGCGCTGGACGTGCACGGGCCCGAGCTGTCCGCGCTCTACCCGCAGCCCGGCGGCCCGCCCTGGTTCCCCCGGCTCAACCGCGCCCTGCACTTCGACCGCGCGGTGCACCAGCGCGCACAGATCATCATCCCGTACGAGGTGGCCCCGTGA
- a CDS encoding DUF4126 domain-containing protein, with translation MLELLTGTGLATAAGLNAYIPLLVIGMLDRYTNLINLPSAWSWLSNGWVLLILAVLLAIEFVADKVPVVDSVNDVVQTVVRPTAGGMAFAAGSGSETVTVTDPSALWTQKLWIPIVIGLLIALTVHSTKAVARPVMNAATLGVAAPVVSTVEDGASASLSVVAIIIPFLVVVFLIGLVWWMVTVSRRRRQRRTVRALSEK, from the coding sequence GTGCTCGAACTTCTGACCGGCACGGGGCTGGCCACGGCCGCGGGGCTCAATGCGTACATACCGCTGCTGGTGATCGGCATGCTGGACCGCTACACGAACCTGATCAATCTGCCTTCGGCCTGGTCGTGGCTGAGCAACGGGTGGGTGCTGCTCATCCTCGCGGTGCTGCTGGCGATCGAGTTCGTCGCCGACAAGGTGCCGGTGGTGGACAGCGTCAACGACGTGGTGCAGACCGTGGTCCGGCCGACCGCGGGCGGCATGGCGTTCGCCGCGGGTTCGGGCTCCGAGACGGTCACGGTCACCGACCCGTCGGCGCTGTGGACGCAGAAGTTGTGGATACCGATCGTGATCGGGCTGCTCATCGCGCTCACCGTGCACAGCACGAAGGCGGTCGCCCGCCCGGTGATGAACGCGGCGACGCTCGGCGTGGCGGCTCCCGTGGTGTCCACGGTCGAGGACGGCGCGAGCGCGAGCCTGTCGGTCGTCGCCATCATCATCCCGTTCCTGGTGGTCGTCTTCCTGATCGGCCTGGTCTGGTGGATGGTGACCGTTTCCCGAAGGCGGCGGCAGCGTCGCACGGTCAGGGCACTGTCGGAAAAGTAG
- the nucS gene encoding endonuclease NucS has product MRLVIARCTVDYVGRLSSHLPSAKRLLIVKADGSVSIHADDRAYKPLNWMSPPCKLIEEPGVWRVVNKAGEELRIALEEVFEDTSHVFGPDPGLQKDGVEAHLQELLAAAPHTFGEGFTLVRREYMTAIGPVDLLCRDAAKAHVAVEIKRRGEIDGVEQLTRYLELLNRDPLLAPVAGIFAAQEIKPQARVLAEDRGIRCVVVDYDRLRGTKKDELTLF; this is encoded by the coding sequence GTGCGTCTCGTCATCGCCCGGTGCACCGTCGACTATGTCGGACGGCTGTCATCCCACCTCCCCTCCGCCAAACGCCTGCTCATCGTGAAGGCGGACGGTTCGGTCTCGATCCACGCCGACGACCGGGCATACAAGCCGCTGAACTGGATGAGCCCACCCTGCAAGCTGATCGAGGAACCCGGCGTGTGGCGTGTGGTCAACAAGGCCGGCGAGGAACTGAGGATCGCCCTCGAAGAGGTCTTCGAGGACACCTCCCACGTCTTCGGCCCCGATCCCGGCCTGCAGAAGGACGGCGTCGAAGCCCACCTCCAGGAGCTGCTGGCCGCCGCCCCGCACACCTTCGGCGAAGGCTTCACCCTGGTCCGCCGCGAGTACATGACCGCCATCGGCCCGGTCGACCTCCTCTGCCGCGACGCCGCCAAGGCCCACGTGGCCGTGGAGATCAAACGCCGCGGCGAAATCGACGGCGTAGAACAACTGACCCGCTACCTGGAACTCCTCAACCGCGACCCCCTGCTGGCCCCCGTCGCCGGCATCTTCGCCGCCCAGGAGATCAAACCCCAGGCCCGAGTCCTCGCCGAAGACCGCGGCATCCGCTGCGTCGTAGTCGACTACGACCGCCTCCGCGGCACCAAAAAAGACGAACTAACCCTCTTCTGA
- a CDS encoding acyl-CoA-like ligand-binding transcription factor — MSSSGLRERKKQKTRWLIQEHALRLFTEQGYDATTVEQIAAAAEISPSTFFRYFATKEDVVLDDEYDPMLAGAVAAAPAELGPIDALRHAVRTTMSNLPDADRDKILFRSRLQNSVPALRSRLLDGLIGNIKLISTAIAPRIGRPDDDLEVQIMAGACVGAMLPALFAWVDSNGTLDLTQVVDAALEKVGRGFTP, encoded by the coding sequence ATGAGCTCGTCGGGGTTGCGTGAGCGCAAGAAGCAGAAGACCCGCTGGTTGATCCAGGAGCACGCGCTGCGATTGTTCACCGAGCAGGGCTACGACGCCACCACGGTCGAGCAGATCGCCGCCGCCGCCGAGATCTCCCCCAGCACGTTCTTCCGGTACTTCGCCACCAAGGAGGACGTCGTCCTCGACGACGAGTACGACCCGATGCTGGCCGGTGCCGTCGCCGCGGCCCCGGCCGAGCTGGGGCCGATCGACGCGCTACGGCACGCCGTACGCACCACGATGAGCAACCTGCCGGACGCCGACCGCGACAAGATCCTCTTCCGCAGCCGCCTGCAGAACTCGGTCCCCGCGCTGCGCTCCCGCCTGCTCGACGGCCTGATCGGCAACATCAAGCTGATCAGCACCGCCATCGCCCCCCGCATCGGCCGCCCCGACGACGACCTGGAGGTCCAGATCATGGCCGGCGCCTGCGTCGGCGCCATGCTCCCCGCCCTCTTCGCCTGGGTCGACTCCAACGGCACCCTCGACCTCACCCAGGTCGTCGACGCCGCCCTCGAAAAAGTCGGCCGAGGCTTCACTCCGTAA
- a CDS encoding DHA2 family efflux MFS transporter permease subunit, producing the protein MSDRRRWWALGALVLSVLTVGLDGTVLNVALPTIAADLDAGTDGLQWVVNAYVLVFAGLMLPFGALGDRYGRRRLLLIGLAVLGMASLISVYADGLGALLVARTLMGLGAAILTPTAVAVLPALFAPAERPKAVAVLMLGLGLGIPLGPIVGGYLLDHFWWGSIFLINVPVAALGMIAVALLMPENRDPQPRPADLPGGLLSTTGLVTLVYGIVAAPERGWGDPLVLVALTGGVLLLAAFGWWERRTGHPMIDLRLFGDPGFLWGAVAATILSFGLFGLLFVVPQYLSFGFGYDALGTGVRLLPLIGGLFVASPLAARLSVRIGHRLPVTAGLLITAAGLALGASTGPTTGYGFAAAWCAIVGFGTGLALAPAMDAVLGALPPARAGSGTALTMTMRQAAGALGVALLGSLLNAVYTGRVDVAGLGADATRTAQDSAAGAYAVAAALGRPELAASAHDAFVAGMAAVLWSCAAITVVGAALTALLLPARRPDPGDGGESAHELVGVA; encoded by the coding sequence ATGTCGGATCGGCGGCGCTGGTGGGCGCTGGGCGCGCTGGTGCTCAGCGTGCTCACGGTGGGGCTGGACGGGACGGTGCTCAACGTCGCGCTGCCCACGATCGCGGCGGACCTGGACGCGGGCACGGACGGGCTGCAGTGGGTCGTCAACGCATACGTGCTGGTGTTCGCGGGTCTGATGCTGCCCTTCGGGGCGCTGGGCGACCGGTACGGCCGCCGCCGGCTGCTGCTGATCGGGCTGGCCGTGCTCGGCATGGCCTCGCTGATCTCGGTGTACGCCGACGGGCTGGGCGCGCTGCTGGTCGCACGCACCCTGATGGGCCTCGGCGCGGCGATCCTCACCCCGACCGCGGTCGCCGTGCTGCCCGCGCTGTTCGCGCCCGCCGAACGGCCGAAGGCGGTCGCGGTGCTGATGCTGGGCCTCGGCCTGGGCATCCCGCTCGGGCCGATCGTGGGCGGCTACCTGCTCGACCACTTCTGGTGGGGCTCGATCTTCCTGATCAACGTGCCGGTCGCGGCGCTGGGCATGATCGCGGTGGCGCTGCTCATGCCGGAGAACCGCGATCCGCAGCCGCGCCCGGCCGACCTGCCCGGCGGACTGCTCTCCACGACGGGCCTGGTGACCCTGGTGTACGGCATCGTCGCCGCGCCCGAACGCGGCTGGGGCGACCCCCTGGTGCTGGTCGCGCTGACCGGCGGCGTGCTGCTGCTGGCCGCGTTCGGATGGTGGGAGCGGCGCACCGGCCACCCGATGATCGACCTGCGGCTGTTCGGCGACCCGGGCTTCCTGTGGGGCGCGGTCGCCGCCACGATCCTCTCGTTCGGCCTGTTCGGCCTGCTCTTCGTCGTGCCGCAGTACCTGTCGTTCGGGTTCGGCTACGACGCCCTGGGCACCGGAGTGCGGTTGCTGCCCCTGATCGGCGGCCTGTTCGTGGCGTCGCCGCTGGCGGCCCGGCTGTCCGTCCGGATCGGCCACCGGCTGCCGGTGACCGCGGGCCTGCTCATCACCGCGGCCGGGCTGGCGCTCGGCGCGAGCACCGGACCCACCACCGGGTACGGCTTCGCGGCCGCCTGGTGCGCGATCGTCGGCTTCGGCACCGGGCTGGCGCTGGCGCCCGCGATGGACGCCGTGCTCGGCGCGCTGCCCCCGGCGCGGGCCGGCTCCGGCACCGCGCTGACCATGACCATGCGGCAGGCCGCCGGGGCGCTTGGCGTGGCCCTGCTCGGCAGCCTGCTGAACGCCGTCTACACCGGACGGGTCGACGTCGCCGGGCTCGGCGCCGATGCGACCCGGACCGCCCAGGACTCGGCCGCCGGGGCGTACGCCGTGGCCGCCGCGCTGGGCCGGCCGGAGCTGGCGGCGAGCGCGCACGACGCGTTCGTCGCGGGCATGGCCGCGGTGCTGTGGAGCTGCGCCGCGATCACGGTCGTCGGGGCGGCGCTGACCGCCCTGCTGCTGCCCGCCCGCCGCCCCGACCCGGGCGATGGTGGAGAATCCGCACATGAGCTCGTCGGGGTTGCGTGA
- a CDS encoding aldehyde dehydrogenase family protein, translated as MTTTSSLPPGASVVEAGELISTNPATGDEVARLPVATAADVAAAVERARAAGAWWAGLGWRERRRRLLAWRSLLVNRIQELAELMHREGGKPVDEALLEIVVSVDHAAWAAKHARKILGPRRVGGSLMQSEYAAHLEYQPFGVIGVIGPWNFPIFTPFGSIAYGLAAGNAVVFKPSEYTPAVGQFYVDAFREVVPEHPVLQIVHGTGEVGAALCRSGVDKLAFTGSAATGRKVMAACAESLTPVLIECGGKDALIVADDADLDAAAEATAWGANFNAGQACVGIERAYVHERVYDAFVAKLVARTEKLTVGEQVGPITMPGQRDIIARHIDDALNSGGRALLGGPDSVQGAYVKPTILVDVPETSAAVREETFGPTITVTKVASVEEAITLANDSAYGLGSAVFSKRHGMAIARRLRTGMTAVNSAFSFAVLPTLPFGGVGASGFGRIHGADGLREFTRAKAIARRRLPSLPALLTFERKPSAVRLALTVTKLLHGRDR; from the coding sequence GTGACCACCACCTCATCCCTGCCGCCCGGCGCGAGTGTCGTCGAGGCCGGCGAGCTGATCTCGACGAATCCCGCCACCGGTGACGAGGTGGCCCGCCTGCCCGTCGCCACCGCCGCGGACGTCGCCGCCGCCGTCGAGCGCGCCCGCGCCGCCGGCGCGTGGTGGGCCGGGCTGGGCTGGCGTGAGCGCCGCCGACGCCTGCTGGCCTGGCGCAGCCTGCTGGTCAACCGCATCCAGGAGCTGGCCGAGCTGATGCACCGCGAGGGCGGCAAGCCGGTCGACGAGGCGCTGCTGGAGATCGTCGTCTCGGTCGACCACGCCGCCTGGGCCGCCAAGCACGCCCGCAAGATCCTCGGGCCGCGCCGGGTCGGCGGCTCGCTGATGCAGTCGGAGTACGCCGCGCACCTGGAGTACCAGCCGTTCGGCGTCATCGGCGTCATCGGCCCGTGGAACTTCCCCATCTTCACCCCGTTCGGTTCCATCGCGTACGGGCTGGCCGCGGGCAACGCCGTGGTGTTCAAGCCCAGCGAGTACACCCCGGCGGTCGGCCAGTTCTACGTGGACGCGTTCCGCGAGGTCGTGCCGGAGCACCCGGTGCTGCAGATCGTGCACGGCACCGGCGAGGTCGGCGCGGCGCTGTGCCGGTCGGGCGTGGACAAGCTGGCCTTCACCGGCTCCGCGGCGACCGGCCGCAAGGTGATGGCGGCCTGCGCCGAGTCGCTGACCCCCGTGCTCATCGAGTGCGGCGGCAAGGACGCGCTGATCGTGGCCGACGACGCCGACCTCGACGCGGCGGCCGAGGCGACGGCCTGGGGCGCCAACTTCAACGCCGGGCAGGCCTGCGTCGGCATCGAGCGGGCGTACGTGCACGAGCGGGTGTACGACGCGTTCGTGGCCAAGCTGGTGGCGCGCACCGAGAAGCTGACGGTCGGCGAGCAGGTCGGCCCGATCACGATGCCCGGCCAGCGCGACATCATCGCCCGGCACATCGACGACGCGCTGAACAGCGGCGGCCGCGCCCTGCTGGGCGGCCCCGACTCGGTGCAGGGCGCGTACGTCAAGCCGACCATCCTGGTCGACGTGCCGGAGACCTCGGCCGCGGTGCGCGAGGAGACGTTCGGGCCGACCATCACGGTCACCAAGGTCGCCTCGGTCGAGGAGGCGATCACGCTGGCCAACGACTCCGCGTACGGGCTGGGCTCGGCGGTGTTCTCCAAGCGCCACGGCATGGCGATCGCGCGGCGGCTGCGCACCGGCATGACCGCGGTGAACTCGGCGTTCTCGTTCGCGGTGCTGCCCACGCTGCCCTTCGGCGGCGTCGGCGCGTCGGGCTTCGGCCGCATCCACGGCGCGGACGGCCTGCGCGAGTTCACCCGGGCCAAGGCCATCGCCCGGCGGCGGCTGCCGAGCCTGCCCGCCCTGCTCACCTTCGAGCGCAAGCCGTCGGCGGTCCGGCTGGCGCTGACCGTGACGAAGCTGCTGCACGGTCGCGACCGCTGA